One genomic window of Caldilineales bacterium includes the following:
- a CDS encoding PocR ligand-binding domain-containing protein: MPDFLTTRQLQDLLKVDRTTIYRMVEAGSLPAARVGNQWRFEREQIESWLQSHSGAAPVWAERTPLAPPADWAEARQLFPVDCLQQLQDSFAALLGVMIVLTDLEGRPITQPSNACGLFQAAESTEVGRHRCLELWVRLGQEPGLAPRFQRSHLGLLCARGMIRVGNEIRAMLVVGGVAPDDWPPTDAGIAAIAADLALPPDLIHRHLHDVHHLSREEQARALQYVQRLADIFAHIANERSQLLSKLHRIAEISQTR, encoded by the coding sequence ATGCCCGATTTCCTCACCACCCGCCAGCTGCAAGACCTCCTCAAGGTAGACCGCACCACCATCTACCGCATGGTCGAGGCCGGCAGTCTGCCGGCGGCGCGGGTGGGCAACCAGTGGCGCTTCGAGCGGGAGCAGATCGAAAGCTGGTTGCAGAGCCACAGTGGGGCCGCACCCGTGTGGGCGGAGCGAACGCCGCTGGCGCCACCGGCGGATTGGGCCGAAGCCCGGCAGCTGTTCCCGGTCGATTGCCTGCAACAGCTCCAGGATAGCTTTGCCGCTTTGTTGGGGGTGATGATCGTCCTGACCGATTTGGAGGGCCGGCCGATCACGCAGCCCAGCAATGCCTGCGGTCTGTTCCAGGCGGCCGAGAGCACCGAGGTGGGGCGGCATCGCTGTCTGGAATTGTGGGTGAGGTTGGGGCAGGAACCCGGTCTGGCCCCGCGCTTCCAACGCAGCCACCTGGGTTTGCTGTGCGCGCGGGGCATGATCCGTGTGGGCAACGAAATCCGGGCCATGCTGGTGGTGGGGGGTGTTGCGCCCGATGACTGGCCGCCCACCGACGCCGGCATCGCCGCTATCGCCGCCGACCTGGCTCTCCCGCCCGATCTCATCCATCGCCATCTGCACGACGTCCACCACCTGAGCCGCGAGGAGCAGGCGCGGGCCTTGCAGTATGTCCAACGCCTCGCCGACATCTTTGCTCACATCGCCAACGAGCGCAGCCAGCTTCTGAGCAAACTCCACCGCATCGCCGAAATCTCGCAGACGCGGTAG
- a CDS encoding DUF1641 domain-containing protein, with protein MKQEVTLEGKLDALTAQMQVLAEYVEEQRRRQREWDELKADLTPIVNDVYLASVEQLAEIESDFQLEDLLYLLKRLARNTRNLEYLLDQLESARDLLSDLTPIANEAVASAVTTLDDLDRRGYFVALKEARTISDNIVAAFGPQDIRQLGENVVTILTTVKEMTQPEVMATVQNLAHGVRQAEAQPQEVNTSVWGLLKQFRDPQVRRGLAVTLGMLKAVGAENAPSTTGRN; from the coding sequence ATGAAACAAGAAGTTACGCTTGAAGGTAAGCTGGATGCGCTGACGGCGCAGATGCAGGTTTTGGCGGAGTATGTCGAGGAGCAGCGACGGCGGCAGCGCGAATGGGACGAGCTGAAGGCCGATCTGACGCCGATCGTCAATGATGTCTATCTGGCCTCGGTCGAGCAGTTGGCAGAAATCGAGAGCGATTTTCAGCTCGAGGACTTGCTGTATCTGCTCAAGCGGCTGGCGCGCAACACGCGCAACCTGGAATATCTGCTGGACCAGTTGGAAAGCGCCCGCGACCTACTGAGCGACCTGACGCCCATCGCCAACGAGGCCGTGGCCAGCGCCGTGACGACGCTCGATGACCTCGACCGCCGCGGCTATTTCGTGGCCCTGAAAGAGGCGCGCACAATCTCGGACAATATCGTCGCCGCATTCGGCCCGCAGGACATCCGCCAACTGGGCGAGAACGTCGTCACCATCCTCACCACCGTCAAGGAGATGACCCAACCGGAGGTGATGGCGACGGTGCAGAACCTGGCCCACGGCGTGCGCCAGGCCGAGGCCCAGCCGCAGGAGGTCAACACCTCGGTGTGGGGCCTGCTCAAGCAGTTCCGCGACCCGCAAGTGCGCCGCGGCCTGGCCGTGACCCTGGGCATGTTGAAGGCCGTAGGGGCGGAGAATGCGCCGAGTACAACAGGTAGAAATTGA
- a CDS encoding NAD(P)/FAD-dependent oxidoreductase, translating to MKHIVILGAGTAGTIVANKLAHELNNGWKITIVDKSETHFYQPGFLFIPFGIYSREDVQRPRRDYLPRQVETIIAEIEVIEPDKNRVQLQNGRTLSYDYLIITTGSRVVPEETPGLMEHGWRQSIFDFYTVDGAVALQKALRKWDGGRLVLSIAEMPIKCPVAPLEFMFLADWFFHEQGLRDRVDLTLVTPLPGAFTKPRASERLGGLLEEKNIRVVPEFNIMEVDPDGKKITSYDGTEVEYDLLVSIPVNMGDPVIARSGMGNELNFVPTERHTLKAQNYDNVFVLGDATDLPSSKAGSVAHFQGDVFIENFLRYIDGLDLRPTFDGHANCYIESGFGKGFLIDFNYDVEPLPGKFPLPGAGPFSLLQESRINHWGKVLFRWMYWNILLKGKPMPITAQMQMAGKWN from the coding sequence ATGAAACACATCGTCATCCTCGGCGCCGGGACCGCCGGCACCATTGTCGCCAACAAACTGGCGCACGAATTGAACAACGGCTGGAAGATCACGATCGTCGACAAGTCCGAAACCCACTTCTACCAGCCCGGCTTTCTGTTCATCCCCTTCGGCATCTACAGCCGGGAGGATGTGCAGCGCCCGCGCCGCGACTATCTGCCACGCCAGGTGGAGACGATCATCGCCGAGATCGAGGTCATCGAGCCGGACAAGAACCGGGTGCAACTGCAGAACGGGCGGACGCTGAGCTATGACTACCTGATCATCACCACCGGTTCGCGCGTCGTGCCCGAGGAGACGCCGGGGCTGATGGAGCACGGCTGGCGCCAGAGCATCTTCGACTTCTACACCGTCGATGGCGCCGTGGCGCTGCAAAAAGCGCTGCGCAAATGGGACGGCGGTCGCCTGGTGCTCAGCATAGCCGAGATGCCGATCAAATGCCCGGTGGCGCCCCTGGAATTCATGTTCCTGGCCGACTGGTTTTTCCATGAGCAAGGTCTGCGCGACCGCGTGGATCTGACGCTGGTGACGCCGCTGCCGGGCGCTTTCACCAAGCCACGCGCTTCGGAACGGCTGGGTGGGCTGTTGGAAGAGAAGAATATCAGGGTCGTGCCAGAGTTCAACATCATGGAGGTGGACCCCGACGGCAAGAAGATCACGTCCTATGATGGCACTGAGGTCGAGTACGATCTGCTGGTGAGTATCCCGGTGAATATGGGCGACCCGGTCATCGCCCGTTCGGGCATGGGCAACGAGTTGAACTTCGTCCCCACCGAAAGGCACACGCTCAAGGCGCAGAACTACGACAATGTCTTCGTTTTGGGCGATGCCACCGACCTGCCCAGCTCGAAGGCCGGTTCGGTAGCCCACTTCCAGGGCGATGTCTTCATCGAGAATTTCCTGCGCTACATCGATGGCCTGGACCTGCGCCCCACTTTCGATGGCCACGCCAACTGCTATATCGAATCTGGCTTCGGCAAGGGTTTTCTGATCGACTTCAACTACGATGTCGAGCCGCTGCCCGGCAAGTTCCCGCTCCCTGGCGCCGGGCCGTTCTCGCTGCTACAAGAGTCGCGTATCAACCATTGGGGCAAGGTGCTGTTCCGCTGGATGTATTGGAACATTTTGTTGAAAGGCAAGCCGATGCCGATCACGGCCCAGATGCAGATGGCGGGAAAGTGGAATTAG